One stretch of Mycolicibacterium fallax DNA includes these proteins:
- a CDS encoding Rv0804 family intramembrane glutamic endopeptidase has protein sequence MTSSPAGSRGWSPDRPLVRAGVGTALALAAGTRPGLRGAPARAGARWGAAAAGAVALGVAAGTLLPAVRRGMAERTPPGDGWAWLAWQIPVGTVWAEEMFYRGAIATLARRALGAERGRLLQAALFGLAHAPGARRAGESVPGTVAVTGVAGWVFGLLAERSGSLLAPMLAHLAVNEAGALATLAVRRRAAAVTG, from the coding sequence ACGTCCTCACCCGCTGGGAGCCGCGGCTGGAGTCCGGACCGCCCGCTGGTGCGGGCCGGTGTCGGCACCGCGCTGGCGTTGGCGGCGGGAACGCGGCCGGGACTGCGCGGTGCACCGGCCCGCGCGGGCGCGCGGTGGGGCGCGGCGGCGGCCGGAGCGGTCGCCCTCGGGGTGGCGGCCGGAACCCTGCTGCCGGCGGTGCGCCGCGGGATGGCCGAACGCACCCCGCCCGGGGACGGCTGGGCCTGGCTGGCCTGGCAGATCCCGGTGGGCACGGTGTGGGCCGAGGAGATGTTCTACCGCGGCGCCATCGCCACGCTGGCCCGTCGCGCCCTGGGCGCTGAGCGCGGCCGACTGCTGCAGGCCGCGCTGTTCGGCCTGGCGCACGCGCCGGGCGCCCGCCGGGCCGGCGAATCGGTGCCGGGCACCGTCGCGGTCACCGGGGTGGCCGGCTGGGTGTTCGGGCTGCTGGCGGAACGTTCCGGCTCCCTGCTGGCGCCGATGCTGGCGCACCTGGCCGTCAACGAGGCCGGGGCGCTGGCCACCCTGGCGGTGCGGCGCCGCGCGGCCGCCGTGACAGGCTGA
- a CDS encoding sterol carrier family protein has protein sequence MAPRSTPDPATTRAAVLALADWLRDEAAPAPARAALAAAVRLTARTLAAAAPGASVEVRVPPFVAVQCIAGPRHTRGTPPNVLETDPRTWLLLATGLLELDAAGPAVEVSGARAAEITGWLPVLPLGG, from the coding sequence ATGGCCCCGCGCAGCACCCCCGACCCGGCGACGACCCGCGCCGCGGTCCTGGCGCTGGCCGACTGGCTGCGTGACGAGGCGGCGCCGGCCCCCGCGCGGGCCGCGCTGGCCGCCGCGGTCCGGCTGACCGCCCGGACGCTGGCCGCCGCCGCACCCGGAGCCAGCGTGGAGGTGCGCGTCCCGCCGTTCGTCGCCGTGCAGTGCATCGCCGGTCCCCGGCACACCCGCGGCACCCCGCCCAACGTGCTGGAGACCGATCCGCGGACCTGGCTGCTGCTGGCCACCGGGCTGCTGGAACTCGACGCCGCGGGGCCCGCGGTGGAAGTCTCCGGGGCCCGGGCCGCGGAGATCACCGGGTGGCTGCCGGTGCTGCCGCTGGGTGGCTGA
- the purF gene encoding amidophosphoribosyltransferase: MTEQPIEPDEQAPREECGVFGVWAPGEDVAKLTYYGLYALQHRGQEAAGIAVADGSQIIVFKDLGLVSQVFDEATLAGMVGHVAVGHCRYSTTGSTTWENAQPVFRHTAAGTGVALGHNGNLVNTTDLAGRARDAGLMNNGAMGATTDSDILGALLAHGAADATLEQAALELLPTVRGAFCLTFMDENTLYAARDPHGVRPLSLGRLDRGWVVASETAALDIVGASFVRDIEPGELLAIDADGVRSTRFAEATPKACVFEYVYLARPDSNLAGRSVHSTRVEIGRELAREMPVDADLVIGVPESGTPAAVGYAQESGVPFGQGLMKNAYVGRTFIQPSQTIRQLGIRLKLNPLKEMIRGKRLIVVDDSIVRGNTQRSLIRMLREAGALEVHVRIASPPVKWPCFYGIDFASPAELIANAANTEGSQAGMLEAVRHAIGADTLDYISLDGMIRATAQPIDRLCRACFDGVYPIELPGEAALGKNVVEQMLANAARAGVPGQPAQPAADPASALRRP, translated from the coding sequence GTGACAGAGCAGCCGATAGAGCCCGACGAACAAGCCCCTCGTGAAGAGTGTGGCGTCTTCGGGGTTTGGGCACCGGGCGAAGATGTTGCCAAGCTCACTTACTACGGCCTTTATGCGCTACAACACCGTGGCCAGGAGGCGGCCGGCATCGCCGTCGCCGACGGATCGCAGATCATCGTCTTCAAGGATCTGGGCCTGGTGTCCCAGGTTTTCGACGAGGCCACCCTGGCTGGAATGGTCGGCCACGTCGCCGTCGGGCACTGCCGCTACTCCACCACCGGCTCGACCACCTGGGAGAACGCCCAGCCGGTCTTCCGGCACACCGCCGCGGGCACCGGGGTGGCGCTCGGCCACAACGGCAACCTGGTCAACACCACCGACCTGGCCGGCCGGGCCCGGGACGCCGGGCTGATGAACAACGGCGCGATGGGCGCCACCACCGACTCCGACATCCTCGGCGCGCTGCTGGCCCACGGCGCGGCCGACGCGACCCTGGAGCAGGCCGCCCTGGAGCTGCTGCCGACCGTCCGGGGCGCGTTCTGCCTGACCTTCATGGACGAGAACACCCTCTACGCCGCCCGCGACCCGCACGGGGTGCGCCCGCTGTCGCTGGGCCGGCTGGACCGCGGCTGGGTGGTGGCCTCGGAGACCGCGGCGCTGGACATCGTCGGCGCCTCCTTCGTCCGCGACATCGAGCCCGGCGAACTGCTGGCCATCGACGCCGACGGGGTGCGCTCGACCCGGTTCGCCGAGGCGACCCCCAAGGCCTGCGTCTTCGAATACGTCTACCTGGCCCGCCCGGACAGCAACCTGGCCGGCCGCTCGGTGCACTCCACCCGGGTGGAGATCGGCCGCGAACTGGCCCGGGAGATGCCGGTGGACGCCGACCTGGTGATCGGCGTCCCGGAATCCGGCACGCCGGCCGCGGTCGGCTACGCCCAGGAGTCCGGGGTGCCGTTCGGTCAGGGCCTGATGAAGAACGCCTACGTCGGGCGCACCTTCATCCAGCCGTCGCAGACCATCCGCCAGCTCGGCATCCGGCTCAAGCTCAACCCGCTCAAGGAGATGATCCGCGGCAAGCGGCTGATCGTCGTCGACGACTCCATCGTGCGCGGCAACACCCAGCGCTCGCTGATCCGGATGCTGCGGGAGGCCGGCGCGCTGGAGGTGCACGTTCGGATCGCCTCGCCGCCGGTGAAGTGGCCGTGCTTCTACGGCATTGACTTCGCCTCCCCGGCCGAGCTGATCGCCAACGCCGCCAACACCGAGGGCTCCCAGGCGGGGATGCTGGAGGCGGTGCGGCACGCGATCGGCGCCGACACGCTGGACTACATCTCGCTGGACGGGATGATCCGCGCCACCGCGCAGCCCATCGACCGGCTGTGCCGGGCCTGCTTCGACGGCGTCTACCCGATCGAACTGCCCGGTGAGGCGGCGCTCGGCAAGAACGTCGTCGAGCAGATGCTGGCCAACGCCGCCCGGGCCGGTGTGCCCGGCCAGCCGGCGCAGCCCGCAGCCGATCCGGCGTCGGCGCTGCGCAGGCCGTAG
- the purM gene encoding phosphoribosylformylglycinamidine cyclo-ligase: MTERGTEPGISYASAGVDIEAGDRAVELLKPLAQRATRPEVRGGIGGFAGLFALRGDYREPLLASSTDGVGTKLAVAQAMDIHDTVGIDLVAMVVDDLVVCGAEPLFLQDYIAIGQVVPERVEAIVAGIAEGCVQAGCALLGGETAEHPGLMAPDHYDISASGVGVVEADEVLGPDRVRPGDVIIGMAASGLHSNGYSLARKVLLEIERLDLAGHVEEFGRTLGEELLEPTRIYAKDCLALAAETHVRTFCHVTGGGLAGNLERVIPHGLTAEMDRGTWVPAPVFGMIAQRGRIERVEMEKTFNMGVGMVAVVAPEDTDRALAILTARHLDCWVLGTVNKGGKDTPRATLVGQHPRF, translated from the coding sequence ATGACCGAGCGTGGAACTGAACCAGGGATCTCCTACGCGTCGGCCGGCGTCGATATCGAAGCCGGCGACCGTGCCGTCGAACTCCTCAAGCCGCTGGCGCAACGCGCCACCCGGCCGGAGGTGCGGGGCGGTATCGGCGGCTTCGCCGGACTGTTCGCGTTGCGCGGCGACTACCGGGAACCGCTGCTGGCCTCCTCGACCGACGGCGTCGGCACCAAGCTGGCCGTCGCCCAGGCGATGGACATCCACGACACCGTCGGGATCGACCTGGTCGCCATGGTCGTCGACGACCTGGTGGTCTGCGGCGCCGAGCCGCTGTTCCTGCAGGACTACATCGCCATCGGCCAGGTGGTCCCGGAGCGGGTGGAGGCCATCGTCGCCGGCATCGCCGAGGGCTGCGTGCAGGCCGGTTGCGCGCTGCTGGGCGGGGAGACCGCCGAGCATCCCGGCCTGATGGCGCCGGATCACTACGACATCTCCGCGAGCGGGGTCGGCGTGGTGGAGGCCGACGAGGTGCTCGGGCCAGACCGGGTCCGCCCCGGCGACGTGATCATTGGGATGGCCGCCTCCGGCCTGCACTCCAACGGCTACTCGCTGGCCCGCAAGGTGCTGCTGGAGATCGAACGCCTGGACCTGGCCGGTCACGTGGAGGAGTTCGGCCGCACCCTCGGCGAGGAACTGCTTGAGCCGACCCGGATCTACGCCAAGGACTGCCTGGCGCTGGCCGCCGAGACGCACGTCCGCACCTTCTGCCACGTCACCGGCGGCGGGCTGGCCGGGAACCTGGAGCGGGTGATCCCGCACGGGCTGACCGCCGAAATGGACCGCGGCACCTGGGTGCCTGCCCCGGTGTTCGGGATGATCGCGCAGCGCGGCCGGATCGAGCGGGTCGAGATGGAGAAGACCTTCAACATGGGCGTCGGCATGGTGGCCGTCGTCGCGCCGGAGGACACCGACCGGGCGCTGGCGATCCTGACCGCCCGGCACCTGGACTGCTGGGTGCTGGGGACGGTCAACAAGGGCGGCAAGGACACGCCGCGCGCAACGTTGGTGGGGCAGCACCCGCGGTTCTGA
- a CDS encoding DUF3073 domain-containing protein, whose amino-acid sequence MGRGRAKAKQTKVARELKYSSPQTDFERLRQELTGAPSNDKFDGDSSDQWSDEDDWRR is encoded by the coding sequence ATGGGCCGCGGCCGGGCAAAGGCAAAGCAGACCAAGGTTGCACGTGAGCTTAAATACAGCTCCCCGCAAACGGATTTCGAACGACTCCGCCAGGAGCTGACCGGAGCACCCTCCAACGACAAGTTCGACGGTGACTCCTCCGATCAGTGGTCGGACGAGGACGACTGGCGGCGCTGA
- the ygfZ gene encoding CAF17-like 4Fe-4S cluster assembly/insertion protein YgfZ, translated as MAAVPAPDPGPDAGATWHYGDPLGEQRAAATGAVVIDRSHRGVLAITGADRQSWLHTISSQHVAALPEGASTQNLSLDGQGRVEDHWIQSELGGTSYLDTEPWRAEPLLAYLARMVFWSDAAPAAADLAVLSLIGPALAEPELRDALGLTAAGQDALPAEMTAVALPGGGFLRRMPSAAGGPPELDLLVPREAVAGTLARLHAHGARPAGTWAYEANRVAALRPRLGVDTDERTIPHEVGWIGGPGVGAVHLDKGCYRGQETVARVHNLGRPPRMLVLLHLDGSGDRPQTGDPVTAGGRTVGRVGTVVEHADLGPVALALVKRGVPADTELIAGAVTPARIDEDSLPPADAPGAGRVAVDRLRSGPDLGS; from the coding sequence GTGGCTGCCGTCCCCGCTCCCGATCCCGGCCCCGACGCGGGCGCAACCTGGCATTACGGCGACCCGCTCGGTGAGCAGCGAGCCGCGGCCACCGGCGCGGTCGTCATCGATCGGTCGCATCGCGGGGTGCTGGCCATCACCGGGGCCGACCGGCAGAGCTGGCTGCACACCATCTCCAGCCAGCACGTCGCCGCGCTGCCCGAGGGCGCCAGCACCCAGAATCTGAGCCTGGACGGGCAGGGCCGGGTCGAGGATCACTGGATCCAGTCCGAGCTGGGCGGCACCAGCTACCTGGACACCGAGCCGTGGCGCGCCGAACCGCTGCTGGCCTACCTGGCCCGGATGGTGTTCTGGTCCGACGCCGCCCCGGCCGCCGCGGACCTGGCGGTGCTGAGCCTGATCGGCCCGGCGCTGGCCGAACCGGAGTTGCGCGACGCGCTCGGGCTGACCGCGGCCGGGCAGGACGCGCTGCCCGCGGAGATGACGGCGGTGGCGCTGCCCGGCGGCGGTTTCCTGCGCCGGATGCCCAGCGCCGCGGGCGGCCCGCCGGAGCTGGACCTGCTGGTCCCGCGGGAAGCGGTGGCGGGCACCCTGGCCCGGCTGCACGCCCACGGCGCGCGCCCGGCCGGCACCTGGGCCTACGAGGCGAACCGGGTGGCCGCGCTGCGCCCCCGGCTCGGGGTGGACACCGACGAGCGCACCATCCCGCACGAGGTCGGCTGGATCGGCGGGCCCGGGGTGGGGGCGGTGCACCTGGACAAGGGCTGCTACCGCGGCCAGGAGACCGTCGCCCGGGTGCACAACCTGGGCCGGCCGCCGCGGATGCTGGTGCTGCTGCACCTGGACGGTTCCGGGGACCGGCCGCAGACCGGTGACCCGGTGACCGCGGGCGGCCGCACGGTGGGCCGGGTCGGCACCGTCGTCGAACACGCCGACCTCGGGCCGGTGGCGCTGGCGTTGGTCAAGCGCGGCGTGCCCGCCGACACCGAGCTGATCGCCGGGGCGGTGACCCCGGCGCGGATCGACGAGGATTCGCTGCCGCCGGCCGACGCACCGGGGGCCGGGCGGGTCGCCGTCGACCGGCTGCGCAGCGGTCCTGACCTGGGCTCTTAG
- a CDS encoding aminodeoxychorismate lyase: MVVTLDGVVHDPDAPLLCADDLAAVRGDGVFETLLVRGGRARVVDAHLTRLAASAAMLDLPVPDPQAWRRAIDAAAAAWGPGAEGALRLVYTRGRESGSAPTAYVTVSPLAARIAAARADGISAVLLDRGLDSGARSRLPWLLAGAKTLSYAVNMAALRHAAGVGADDVVFVSSDGLVLEGPRSTVVIAVAGDDGRPCLLTPPPWYPILRGTTAAALFTAARDAGYDCDYRALRPADLFAAQGVWLLSSITLGARVHTLDGVALPPAPLAVEFAGLVDAAIGGR, translated from the coding sequence GTGGTGGTCACCCTCGACGGTGTGGTGCACGATCCCGACGCGCCGCTGCTGTGCGCCGATGACCTGGCCGCGGTCCGCGGCGACGGGGTGTTCGAGACGCTGCTGGTGCGCGGCGGCCGGGCCCGGGTGGTGGACGCGCACCTGACCCGGTTGGCCGCCTCGGCGGCGATGCTGGACCTGCCCGTCCCGGACCCGCAGGCCTGGCGCCGGGCCATCGACGCCGCGGCCGCGGCGTGGGGCCCCGGCGCCGAGGGGGCGCTGCGGCTGGTCTACACCCGGGGCCGGGAGAGCGGATCGGCGCCGACGGCATACGTCACGGTGTCGCCGCTGGCGGCGCGGATCGCCGCCGCCCGCGCCGACGGGATCTCCGCGGTGCTGCTGGACCGCGGGCTGGACTCCGGTGCCCGGTCCCGGCTGCCGTGGCTGCTGGCCGGGGCCAAGACGCTGTCCTACGCGGTGAACATGGCCGCGCTGCGGCACGCCGCCGGCGTCGGCGCCGACGACGTGGTGTTCGTCAGCTCCGACGGGTTGGTGCTGGAGGGCCCGCGGTCGACGGTGGTGATCGCGGTCGCCGGGGACGACGGCCGGCCCTGCCTGCTGACCCCGCCGCCGTGGTACCCGATCCTGCGCGGCACCACCGCGGCGGCGCTGTTCACCGCCGCGCGCGACGCCGGCTATGACTGCGATTACCGCGCGCTGCGCCCGGCGGACCTGTTCGCCGCGCAGGGGGTGTGGCTGCTGTCCAGCATCACCCTCGGGGCGCGGGTGCACACCCTCGACGGCGTCGCGCTGCCGCCCGCCCCGCTGGCCGTGGAGTTCGCCGGCCTGGTCGACGCCGCGATCGGCGGCCGGTAA
- a CDS encoding ABC transporter substrate-binding protein, with protein MFPTAARIATLAALVLAAVGCAGPDPAPGPRCTPGQLDTLTAGVFTFATDQPAYRPWFVADQPANGEGFESAVAYAAAEQLGYPPDRVRWTRLPFSTAMAPGPKPFDAAISQFSITDQRREIVDFSAPYYDVDQAVLTVAGSAAAGLRSTTALGRLRLGAEAGTTGALTARMLSHATPITVYDSNDQAIAALSGGKVDALVMDLPTAQRAAGDLPDGVVVGQLPKAPEHVEQLAMLLDKDSPLTGCLSSAVEALRADGVLDRLQRQWMAATPVPMLTSG; from the coding sequence ATGTTCCCGACGGCGGCCCGGATCGCGACGCTGGCCGCGCTGGTGCTGGCCGCGGTCGGCTGCGCCGGGCCCGACCCGGCGCCGGGCCCGCGGTGTACGCCCGGACAGCTCGACACCCTGACCGCCGGGGTGTTCACCTTTGCCACCGACCAGCCCGCCTACCGGCCGTGGTTTGTCGCCGATCAGCCGGCCAACGGCGAGGGGTTCGAATCGGCGGTCGCCTACGCCGCCGCGGAGCAGCTCGGGTACCCGCCGGATCGGGTGCGCTGGACCCGGTTGCCGTTCAGCACCGCGATGGCGCCCGGCCCGAAACCCTTCGACGCCGCGATCAGCCAGTTCTCCATCACCGACCAGCGCCGCGAGATCGTCGACTTCTCCGCGCCGTACTACGACGTCGACCAGGCGGTGCTCACCGTCGCGGGCTCGGCGGCGGCCGGCCTGCGCAGCACCACCGCGCTGGGCCGACTGCGGTTGGGCGCGGAGGCCGGCACCACCGGTGCGCTGACCGCGCGGATGCTGTCGCACGCCACCCCGATCACGGTGTACGACTCCAACGACCAGGCGATCGCGGCGCTGTCCGGCGGAAAGGTCGACGCCCTGGTGATGGATCTGCCGACCGCGCAGCGGGCGGCCGGCGACCTGCCCGACGGCGTCGTCGTCGGGCAACTGCCCAAGGCGCCCGAGCACGTCGAGCAGCTCGCGATGCTGCTGGACAAGGACAGCCCGCTGACCGGATGCCTGTCGTCGGCGGTGGAGGCGCTGCGCGCCGACGGGGTGCTGGACCGGCTGCAGCGGCAGTGGATGGCTGCGACGCCGGTGCCGATGCTGACCTCGGGCTAG
- a CDS encoding FABP family protein: MTDAHPDGPAPGSGDRAVASAAERAKLTSSRNIPTFDDLPLTDTANLRLGADLSGALLALLPLVGVWRGEGEGRDAHGDYRFGQQIVVSHDGADYLNWEARSWRLTDDGEFDGHSLRETGFWRFVNDPADPDETQAIELLLAHSAGYIEMFYGRPLGPSSWELTTDALARSRSGLLVGGAKRLYGIVEDGDLGYVEERVDPDGALVPHLSARLSRHAG; this comes from the coding sequence GTGACCGACGCGCACCCCGACGGCCCCGCACCCGGGTCCGGTGATCGTGCGGTCGCCTCGGCGGCCGAACGCGCAAAGCTCACCTCGTCGCGCAACATTCCGACGTTCGACGATCTGCCGTTGACCGACACCGCCAACCTGCGCCTCGGCGCGGATCTGAGCGGCGCCCTGCTCGCACTGCTGCCGCTGGTCGGCGTCTGGCGCGGCGAGGGTGAGGGCCGCGACGCGCACGGCGACTACCGGTTCGGCCAGCAGATCGTCGTCTCGCACGACGGCGCCGACTACCTGAACTGGGAGGCCCGGTCCTGGCGGCTGACCGACGACGGTGAGTTCGACGGGCACAGCCTGCGGGAGACCGGTTTCTGGCGGTTCGTCAACGATCCGGCCGACCCGGACGAGACCCAGGCCATCGAACTGCTGCTGGCGCACTCGGCCGGCTACATCGAGATGTTCTACGGCAGGCCGCTGGGCCCGTCGTCGTGGGAGCTGACCACCGACGCGCTCGCCCGCAGCCGGTCCGGCCTGCTGGTCGGCGGCGCCAAACGGCTCTACGGCATCGTCGAGGACGGCGACCTGGGCTACGTCGAGGAACGCGTCGACCCCGACGGCGCCCTGGTGCCGCACCTGTCGGCGCGACTGTCCCGCCACGCGGGCTAG
- a CDS encoding DUF1416 domain-containing protein, whose translation MSTTVKLPAGVDIARETVITGRVLDGAGRPIGGAAVRLLDASDEFAAEVIATPAGDFRFFAAPGSWRLRALTDAGDGDALVAPTGAGLHEVDVKVA comes from the coding sequence ATGAGTACCACAGTCAAGCTGCCCGCCGGGGTCGACATCGCCCGCGAAACCGTCATCACCGGCCGCGTCCTGGACGGGGCGGGCCGACCGATCGGCGGGGCCGCGGTCCGGCTGCTCGACGCCAGCGACGAGTTCGCCGCCGAGGTCATCGCCACCCCGGCCGGCGACTTCCGATTCTTCGCCGCGCCGGGCTCCTGGCGGCTGCGCGCCCTGACCGACGCCGGCGACGGTGACGCGCTGGTGGCGCCGACCGGCGCGGGCCTGCACGAGGTCGACGTCAAGGTCGCCTGA
- a CDS encoding DUF4395 domain-containing protein — protein sequence MPSAGAADLVDVRGPRFAARVTTAVLIAAVLLAGVNTTAAAVLLGLQAVAFGIGAVAGPRRQPYGRIFATFVAPRLSPVTEREPVAPLRFAQLVGMLFAVVGTAGFALGFPAVGLTAAAFALLAAFLNAAFDICLGCLLYPAVTRLRTAVRPS from the coding sequence GTGCCATCCGCCGGCGCGGCCGATCTGGTCGACGTGCGCGGTCCGCGTTTCGCCGCCCGGGTCACCACCGCCGTCCTCATCGCCGCCGTGCTGCTGGCCGGGGTGAACACCACCGCCGCCGCGGTGCTGCTCGGGCTGCAGGCCGTGGCGTTCGGCATCGGCGCCGTCGCGGGTCCGCGCCGGCAGCCCTACGGCCGCATCTTCGCCACCTTCGTCGCGCCCCGGCTGTCCCCGGTCACCGAGCGCGAACCCGTCGCACCGCTGCGCTTCGCTCAGCTGGTCGGCATGCTGTTCGCCGTCGTCGGCACCGCCGGCTTCGCCCTGGGCTTCCCGGCGGTCGGCCTGACCGCCGCCGCGTTCGCCCTGCTGGCGGCGTTTCTGAACGCCGCCTTCGACATCTGCCTCGGCTGCCTGCTGTACCCGGCGGTCACCCGCCTGCGCACCGCCGTCCGGCCCTCCTGA
- a CDS encoding putative leader peptide, with amino-acid sequence MPHVSTRLLTKRRAVDYCRTAGCCCRCCCR; translated from the coding sequence ATGCCCCACGTGTCGACCCGCCTGCTGACGAAGCGCCGCGCAGTGGATTACTGCCGGACCGCGGGTTGTTGCTGTCGCTGTTGTTGTCGCTGA
- a CDS encoding thioredoxin family protein: MSASMGIAIVVVVAVLALGYLIGRLLTLRQGMLRSAEAAANVDTSGLGLSETGPTVLHFSAPWCGPCTQVRRVVDAVCAADPRIGHVEIDMDANPEAARRLSVLSLPTTIVFDAGGHPRYRTSGVPTAADLRAVLAPLLDA, encoded by the coding sequence ATGAGCGCCTCGATGGGCATCGCGATCGTCGTGGTCGTCGCCGTGCTGGCGCTGGGCTACCTGATCGGCCGGCTGCTGACGCTGCGCCAGGGCATGCTGCGTTCGGCCGAGGCCGCGGCCAACGTCGACACCTCCGGGCTGGGGCTGTCCGAGACCGGTCCGACGGTGCTGCATTTCAGCGCGCCGTGGTGCGGCCCGTGCACCCAGGTCCGCCGGGTCGTCGACGCGGTGTGCGCCGCGGACCCCCGGATCGGGCACGTCGAGATCGACATGGACGCCAACCCGGAGGCGGCCCGCCGGCTGTCGGTGCTGTCGCTGCCGACCACCATCGTCTTCGATGCCGGCGGCCATCCGCGGTACCGGACGTCCGGGGTGCCGACGGCCGCCGACCTGCGCGCCGTGCTGGCCCCGCTGCTGGACGCCTGA
- the lmeA gene encoding mannan chain length control protein LmeA yields MGHNVGVSKVWKATIGAVVAVVVALVAVDFGATIYAEYRLSRTVRSAAQLDWDPSTTILALPFIPQALRHRYSEVEIKAHDVAHPHVGRATLEATMHALDLTEASWLIRPDAPIPLDKLESRIIVDSRHLGGFLGIKDLMVEAPIADTNDATGGTTESGISDSRGLVFTGTPTAAGFDRRVSVSVDLSMTGPQRSTLTFTPTAVLTGPGTADQDVPDEQREAVLAAFAGELPDQKLPFGVAPTTQGARGSDVIIEGIVIDVTITLTEFQQS; encoded by the coding sequence ATAGGCCACAATGTCGGGGTGAGCAAGGTGTGGAAAGCCACCATCGGGGCGGTTGTCGCCGTCGTCGTCGCGCTGGTCGCGGTCGACTTCGGCGCCACCATCTACGCCGAGTACCGGCTGTCCCGGACAGTCCGTTCCGCCGCGCAGCTGGACTGGGATCCCTCGACCACCATCCTGGCGTTGCCGTTCATCCCGCAGGCGCTGCGGCACCGCTACTCCGAGGTGGAGATCAAGGCCCACGACGTGGCGCACCCGCACGTCGGGCGCGCCACCCTGGAGGCCACCATGCACGCCCTGGACCTGACCGAGGCGTCCTGGCTGATCCGGCCGGACGCGCCGATCCCGCTGGACAAGCTGGAAAGCCGGATCATCGTCGACTCGCGGCACCTCGGCGGGTTCCTCGGCATCAAGGATCTGATGGTCGAGGCGCCGATCGCGGACACCAACGACGCCACCGGCGGCACCACCGAGTCCGGCATCTCCGACAGCCGCGGCCTGGTGTTCACCGGCACCCCGACCGCGGCCGGCTTCGACCGGCGGGTCAGCGTGTCGGTCGACCTGTCGATGACCGGCCCGCAGCGCAGCACCCTGACCTTCACCCCGACCGCGGTGCTGACCGGCCCCGGCACCGCCGACCAGGACGTCCCCGACGAGCAGCGCGAGGCGGTGCTGGCCGCGTTCGCCGGCGAGCTGCCCGATCAGAAGCTGCCGTTCGGGGTCGCCCCGACCACCCAGGGCGCCCGCGGCTCCGACGTCATCATCGAGGGCATCGTCATCGACGTGACGATCACCCTGACCGAATTCCAACAGTCATGA
- a CDS encoding winged helix-turn-helix domain-containing protein: MDLLLLTADPHPEAVLPSLMLLPHVLRSAPADVSSLLDTGNADVVIVDARTDLVIARGLCRLLGSTAGSAPVVAVLTEGGLVAVNAEWALSDILLPGTGPAELDARLRLLAGRAGAAAQVTDGDVITLGELAIDEGTYTARLRGEPLDLTYKEFELLKYLAAHAGRVFTRAQLLQEVWGYDFFGGTRTVDVHVRRLRAKLGPDYESLIGTVRNVGYKAVRPPRGRGAAEAPTEAPTEASDEAIPAAP, encoded by the coding sequence GTGGATCTACTGCTGCTGACCGCCGATCCGCATCCCGAGGCCGTGCTGCCGTCGCTGATGCTGCTGCCGCACGTGTTGCGCAGCGCCCCCGCCGACGTGTCCTCGCTGCTGGACACCGGCAACGCCGACGTGGTGATCGTCGATGCCCGCACCGATCTGGTCATCGCGCGCGGGCTGTGCCGGCTGCTCGGTTCGACCGCCGGCTCGGCGCCGGTGGTCGCGGTGCTCACCGAGGGCGGGCTGGTCGCGGTCAACGCCGAGTGGGCGCTGTCCGACATCCTGCTGCCCGGTACCGGGCCGGCCGAGCTCGACGCCCGGCTGCGGCTGCTGGCCGGCCGGGCCGGGGCCGCCGCCCAGGTGACCGACGGCGACGTGATCACCCTCGGCGAACTCGCCATCGACGAGGGCACCTACACGGCCCGGCTGCGCGGCGAACCGCTGGATCTGACCTACAAGGAATTCGAGCTGCTGAAATACCTCGCCGCGCACGCCGGGCGGGTGTTCACCCGGGCCCAGCTGCTGCAGGAGGTGTGGGGCTATGACTTCTTCGGCGGCACCCGGACCGTCGATGTGCACGTGCGCCGGCTGCGCGCCAAGCTCGGCCCGGACTATGAATCGCTGATCGGCACGGTCCGCAACGTCGGCTACAAGGCGGTCCGCCCGCCGCGCGGCAGGGGCGCCGCCGAGGCCCCCACCGAGGCCCCCACCGAAGCCTCCGACGAGGCGATCCCGGCGGCGCCATGA